In Lodderomyces elongisporus chromosome 2, complete sequence, the following proteins share a genomic window:
- a CDS encoding uncharacterized protein (BUSCO:EOG092608WU), translating to MSDDARKLEDELYKYVLKVVLLEYSNEVRFRTPIISAASQRNLAATLPKRNSLLESKLPSYVMKNLKIKLQDIMTKKINIADDKLRRTLLRLYGDLLDSKSENELRNIDFLVPKFAAYANQELRKLGLSKDDDVSKGVFQQTSEFIDIIINILKTKKDPDANVLAKLNECKNEFHGRRAKLERPEELKYPSKPYRVDDMNERLLQIVQTLFNVNNTKIQTDVFKYKDIALTHCLYNDVDRLCSMRQHDDSNDVSNYSDGDDDDNSEYDYLNEDALAAWRKRCGILKSQVQNRYKIVKSTNTSLPAMPSNEKYYVVPINRRQLFIELTRLVMSKEYDQDGIEKKNSSKNNNNNNNNNDNNNNNNNNNNNNDETRRGILDPSYQDFLNIVARVWLIDYPTRAVALYYAGHVNNVFTLVDTDPSKGLKNTQGIDLETSTSAMEECQNIIKDGDMNWNEKRLWNIEDQKLWTECLLLSYNILFTSLKGCLSNLFDETRSIKFNPYLQFLGEYIESDILFSTKDTKELTLKWEKRLTKTLIKASGKRYETYLRKLPRDDNLNVLHLLNICDAITSDIKKLQKKYKNPFLGFLHIGRTVASVTTGMFANDAKVIFDHIEKLAAKHNERISTADALEIYQSLREIRDIFNQVIEKNAKFAFPLERTFYKYLDAWVEESNEKLLSIVQEALNKDDYEPIEVENNGNDGINNSNWKNSRAVLDIVTIIKQFITLLKKQNWGDEVQLAEVYTKLLRNISNCAMLYAAKISSKVNEELLSTNTKSDTDELQSQQREKKLNWLDEVKNVVSNIQNFAKSPPEVVFNFEPQTCVALNNVSAMMQNLARLEESIDPERISQTLLKHNRKMDGGSLHHVFTIRIVKGENLLLSKDTGFGKLNPYVSLVDVGKKVAIARTRAIKRTSDPDWDEEFEISTPVNTTLELSAIVWSDSFGQHQMCGKSLFELDPKKFKHNGFPEEITLNLDLSGRLVLEVSVETETMDAMFVMGRSYRSLKRVEMRSAKLMVEKFSGFIENCFSRANLKAVCGKGQPAISEFEASIENLCDYLNLNLSVLKQYLCDDIFMEVMIATWKVVIKYADQLMLPKLSKAKADVVDSNSWQSMSTKLASVSLTTMNMFGINSPLSAIEVETVLRWLDLLMEFFHNEGNGPPLEELKTDEYQALLLIPAFHDQNDEVLIDEVERLSPAYMQMLVSRNAVSLTTKESDGFLKRAGSLSRSKTIYANSTAKNRAQAAKDTLEAKADPHASMILKEDIILRVLLARGRKDFVRTRLNQRTKIAYSLATERMARLAAEGSRHY from the coding sequence ATGAGCGATGACGCGAGGAAACTTGAGGATGAGCTTTACAAGTACGTCTTGAAAGTGGTTCTCTTGGAATACTCGAATGAAGTACGATTTAGAACACCCATCATATCGGCAGCAAGTCAAAGGAATCTAGCAGCTACACTTCCGAAAAGAAACTCTTTATTGGAATCAAAACTACCCAGCTATGTtatgaaaaatttaaagataAAATTGCAAGATATTATGACTAAAAAGATAAATATCGCGGATGATAAGTTGCGAAGAACCTTGTTGCGACTCTATGGCGATCTACTTGATTCAAAAAGCGAGAATGAGTTGAGAAACATTGATTTTTTAGTGCCCAAGTTTGCAGCATATGCCAACCAGGAGTTAAGGAAATTGGGGCTACTGaaggatgatgatgtgaGCAAAGGTGTCTTTCAGCAGACATCGGAGTTTATCGACATTATTATCAATATTttaaaaaccaaaaaggaTCCAGATGCAAATGTACTTGCTAAACTTAATGAGTGCAAAAATGAGTTCCATGGCCGTCGAGCGAAACTTGAAAGGCCCGAGGAGTTAAAATACCCTTCCAAGCCATATCGAGTAGACGATATGAATGAAAGACTCTTACAAATTGTGCAAACTTTGTTCAACGTtaacaatacaaaaattcAAACCGACGTATTCAAATATAAGGACATTGCACTAACACATTGTCTCTATAATGATGTCGATAGATTATGCAGTATGCGTCAACATGATGATAGTAATGATGTAAGCAACTATAGTGACggtgacgatgacgataaCAGTGAATACGATTATTTGAATGAGGACGCTTTAGCAGCATGGAGAAAGCGGTGTGGTATTCTCAAGTCGCAAGTTCAAAACAGGTACAAGATTGtcaaatcaacaaatacCAGCTTACCAGCAATGCCgtcaaatgaaaaatattaTGTGGTTCCTATAAATAGGCGACAGTTATTTATTGAACTAACACGATTGGTAATGAGCAAGGAATATGATCAGGATggaatagaaaagaagaacagtagcaaaaacaacaacaacaacaacaacaacaatgataacaacaacaacaataacaacaataacaacaacaatgacgAGACAAGGCGGGGAATTTTGGATCCATCCTATCAAGATTTTTTGAATATTGTAGCACGCGTTTGGCTTATAGATTATCCAACTAGAGCTGTAGCATTGTACTATGCTGGACATGTAAACAACGTGTTCACACTAGTCGACACAGATCCATCTAAAGGATTAAAAAATACGCAAGGCATTGATTTGGAAACAAGCACGAGTGCCATGGAAGAGTGCCAGAATATAATCAAGGATGGTGATATGAATTGGAATGAAAAGAGATTATGGAACATTGAGGACCAAAAATTATGGACAGAATGCTTGCTTCTTTCATATAACATTCTATTCACGTCCCTCAAAGGATGTCTCCTGAACCTCTTTGATGAGACTCGATCAATCAAATTTAACCCATATTTGCAATTTCTTGGCGAATATATCGAGTCTGATATTTTATTCAGCACCAAAGACACAAAGGAATTGACTTTGAAATGGGAGAAACGACTAACAAAAACTTTGATAAAAGCGTCTGGAAAACGATATGAAACTTATTTGAGAAAACTACCCCGAGATGATAACCTAAATGTATTGCATCTTTTGAATATCTGCGATGCCATCACGAGTGATATCAAGAAACTACAAAAGAAGTATAAGAACCCTTTTTTGGGATTCTTGCATATTGGAAGAACGGTGGCCTCAGTCACTACTGGTATGTTTGCCAATGATGCAAAGGTGATTTTCGATCACATTGAAAAACTCGCGGCAAAGCACAATGAGCGGATTCTGACAGCAGATGCTCTAGAAATTTATCAGCTGCTACGAGAAATACGCGATATTTTCAACCAAGTGATTGAAAAGAACGCAAAATTTGCATTCCCTCTAGAAAGGACTTTTTACAAATACCTTGACGCCTGGGTTGAGGAATCAAATGAAAAGTTGTTGTCTATTGTTCAGGAGGCACTAAATAAAGACGATTACGAGCCtattgaagttgaaaataATGGCAATGATGGcatcaacaatagcaacTGGAAAAATAGTAGAGCTGTGCTTGATATTGTTACAATTATAAAACAGTTTATCACCCTattgaagaagcaaaattgGGGCGATGAAGTACAGCTTGCCGAAGTGTATACGAAGTTATTGAGGAACATTTCAAATTGTGCAATGCTTTACGCCGCCAAGATTTCTTCTAAGGTTAACGAAGAGCTTTTATCGACAAATACCAAAAGTGACACGGACGAATTGCAATCACAACAacgagaaaagaaattgaactGGCTCGATGAAGTCAAGAATGTTGTTAGCAATATTCAAAACTTTGCAAAATCGCCACCTGAAGTTGTATTTAATTTTGAACCACAAACATGTGTGGCTTTGAATAATGTTTCAGCAATGATGCAGAACTTGGCAAGGTTGGAGGAGCTGATCGATCCAGAGAGAATATCACAAACATTATTAAAACACAATAGGAAAATGGACGGTGGATCGCTTCATCATGTTTTCACTATAAGAATAGTTAAGGGAGAAAATCTACTTCTCTCGAAGGATACTGGTTTTGGTAAATTGAATCCATACGTCTCgcttgttgatgttggtaAAAAAGTGGCTATTGCGCGAACCCGTGCTATTAAGAGAACTTCGGACCCAGATTGGGACGAAGAGTTTGAGATCTCGACACCAGTAAATACAACACTCGAGCTATCGGCAATTGTATGGAGCGATTCTTTTGGTCAGCATCAGATGTGTGGCAAATCTCTTTTCGAGCTAgatccaaaaaaatttaagcACAATGGTTTTCCGGAAGAAATAACATTGAATTTGGACTTACTGGGAAGATTAGTGTTGGAAGTTTCAGTAGAAACGGAAACTATGGATGCCATGTTTGTTATGGGACGGAGCTATAGATCGCTTAAGCGAGTTGAAATGCGATCAGCAAAATTGATGGTGGAGAAGTTTTCGGGCTTCATTGAAAACTGTTTCTCCAGAGCAAACTTGAAAGCAGTGTGCGGCAAAGGACAACCTGCTATATCTGAATTCGAGGCTTCAATTGAAAACTTGTGTGACTACTTAAATCTAAACTTAAGTGTGTTAAAACAATACCTTTGCGACGACATTTTTATGGAAGTCATGATTGCAACGTGGAAAGTGGTTATCAAGTATGCTGATCAACTTATGTTGCCTAAATTGTCCAAAGCGAAAGCAGATGTTGTTGACTCTAATAGTTGGCAATCCatgtcgaccaaactcgCGCTGGTTTCATTGACAACAATGAATATGTTTGGAATCAATAGTCCGCTTTCTGCGATAGAAGTGGAAACTGTTTTGCGTTGGCTCGATTTGCTTATGGAATTCTTTCATAATGAAGGCAATGGACCACCATTGGAGGAATTAAAGACTGACGAATACCAAGCTCTTTTGCTCATCCCTGCATTCCATGATCAAAATGACGAAGTTTTAATTGACGAAGTGGAAAGGTTGTCACCCGCTTATATGCAAATGCTTGTTAGTCGTAATGCTGTGAGTTTAACCACCAAGGAGTCGGATggttttttgaaaagggCCGGAAGTCTTTCGCGAAGCAAAACCATATATGCTAATTCAACTGCCAAAAACAGAGCTCAAGCAGCAAAAGACACTTTGGAAGCAAAAGCAGATCCTCATGCAAGTATGATCTTAAAAGAAGATATCATATTACGAGTTCTACTAGCACGCGGCAGAAAAGATTTTGTGCGTACACGTTTAAATCAGAGAACCAAAATTGCATACAGTTTAGCCACGGAGCGAATGGCAAGATTGGCCGCTGAAGGAAGTCGCCATTATTga
- the RRS1 gene encoding Rhodanese- sulfurtransferase — translation MSSEKEYKPVTVEKPIENTFDLGNLATFDPNPLSNELLNSKNENEKEQYLTSVTRDNVQLLVNQILSLPLKTTTDNQGSSTGQSSSMTLVQLPEPTTPLPREKAIPKAKPKTKWEEFAARKGIKAKTKDGKLVYDEEKGEWVSKWGYKGNNKKLDDQWLVELNDDDDKKGKKRSNGEDELIDPRTLARAERKKLIKKNELQHKRNLKNASK, via the coding sequence ATGTCACTGGAGAAAGAGTACAAGCCTGTAACGGTGGAAAAACCAATAGAGAATACTTTTGATTTGGGAAACTTGGCAACATTTGACCCAAATCCTTTATCTAATGAACTTTTAAACAGcaagaatgaaaatgaaaaagaacagtACCTCACCTCGGTAACAAGGGATAATGTGCAGCTCTTGGTGAACCAAATACTTTCATTGCCATTAAAGACCACTACAGATAATCAAGGCTCACTGACGGGTCAATCTTCGTCAATGACTTTGGTGCAGTTGCCAGAACCAACTACACCATTGCCACGAGAAAAGGCAATCCCCAAGGCTAAGCCAAAGACCAAGTGGGAAGAGTTTGCAGCTAGAAAAGGTATCAAGGCCAAGACCAAGGACGGAAAATTGGTGTATGATGAGGAGAAAGGTGAATGGGTATCTAAATGGGGATACAAGGGTAACAATAAGAAGTTGGACGATCAGTGGTTGGTTGAATTGAACGACGATGACGACAAAAAGGGCAAGAAGAGGTCCAACGGCGAAGATGAATTGATCGATCCAAGGACATTGGCCAGAGCCGAGAGGAAGAAactaataaaaaagaatgagtTGCAACATAAGCGAAATTTGAAGAATGCTTCGAAATAG
- the GEM1 gene encoding ERMES complex Ca(2+)-binding regulatory GTPase gem1 (BUSCO:EOG0926133I) codes for MFPESIRIAVCGDEAVGKSSLIASLIKENIIDSQVNNVLPPITISRKDYTESLHDLASIENFTVSQKKQSLNHKRKGKAESLRLQSLNPMEEVPEYVPNTTTIVDTTSSDPATLQQELKRADVIWLVYSDHYTYERISLHWMPMLRSLGVNLPIILCANKSESSPKSLWKNQNSEEFIPLINEFKEIEAGVRCSAKNNYNVVEAFYLCQRAVTHPISPIFDAKEGNLKPGAVAALRRVFFLFDTDQDGYLDFDDFNELHKRCFGTLSSQADFEDIVTHIDTKLLRDNSESTRCISEDGFILLNKLYAESGRHETIWCILRANHYTNSLSLNDKFLVPYLDVNPNSSVELSPTGYRFLVDLFIKFDKDNDGGLNEKELNNLFRPTPGIPKLWIETNFPSSIVCNEEGYVTLQGWLAQWNLTTLLSYKTTLEYLGYLGFDAGSSVKALKVTKPRKTRQKQGKVYRTTVTDRNIFNCFVVGAPKAGKTALLDSFLHGSYSDVYSPTIQPRLVIKDIELRGGKQCYLILEELGELEPAILENKKRLDECDVICYTYDSSDPESFQYLVDLRKKYEHLDEIPSVFVALKADLDKQQQRSDVQPENYTRELFLNSPLHISSSWTSSLHELFIQLVDAANKPMNATPGLEVDKAAADQENLKHIMMAGGALGVMALVSIWMLNSMRRR; via the coding sequence ATGTTTCCGGAGCTGATACGAATAGCCGTTTGTGGTGATGAGGCAGTGGGGAAATCATCACTCATTGCTTCATTGATCAAGGAGAATATCATTGACTCTCAAGTCAATAATGTGTTACCACCAATCACCATATCTCGCAAAGATTATACCGAGAGCCTACACGATTTGGCCCTGATTGAAAACTTTACAGTATCGCAAAAAAAGCAATCTTTGAATCATAAACGAAAAGGCAAAGCTGAATCACTTAGACTACAATCACTCAATCCAATGGAGGAAGTACCGGAATATGTTCCAAACACCACAACCATTGTTGATACAACTTCTTCAGACCCAGCTACTTTGCAACAAGAACTCAAACGCGCCGATGTGATTTGGCTCGTGTATTCCGACCATTACACATATGAAAGAATCTCATTGCACTGGATGCCTATGCTACGGTCTCTAGGAGTCAATTTGCCAATTATACTATGCGCAAACAAGCTGGAGTCATCGCCCAAGTCGTTATggaaaaaccaaaattcCGAGGAGTTCATTCCCTTAATTAATGAATTTAAAGAGATTGAAGCTGGCGTGAGGTGTAGTGCAAAGAATAATTATAACGTCGTTGAGGCTTTCTATTTGTGTCAACGAGCAGTGACTCACCCCATCTCACCCATATTTGATGCCAAGGAGGGTAATCTAAAACCCGGAGCCGTGGCAGCTTTAAGGCgggttttctttttgtttgacACCGACCAGGATGGTTACTTGGACTTTGACGATTTTAATGAGTTACATAAGCGATGCTTTGGCACGCTATCGTCACAAGCAGATTTTGAAGATATAGTAACGCATATAGATACAAAACTACTACGGGATAATCTGGAGCTGACAAGATGTATAAGCGAAGATGGgtttattttgttgaatAAATTATATGCAGAATCGGGAAGACACGAAACCATTTGGTGCATTTTACGAGCAAATCACTATACAAATTCCCTTTCCTTAAATGACAAGTTCTTGGTTCCTTACCTTGATGTTAATCCAAACTCAAGTGTAGAATTGAGTCCTACTGGCTACAGGTTTCTTGTTGATTTGTTCATCAAGTTTGACAAGGATAACGATGGTGgattaaatgaaaaagaactCAATAATTTATTTCGACCGACCCCGGGGATACCCAAGCTATGGATCGAGACTAATTTTCCCTCATCGATTGTATGCAATGAAGAAGGCTACGTCACTTTACAAGGATGGCTTGCGCAATGGAATTTGACCACGTTGCTCAGCTACAAAACAACATTGGAATACCTTGGGTATTTGGGATTTGACGCAGGTAGCTCGGTAAAGGCTCTAAAAGTTACTAAACcaagaaaaacaagacaGAAGCAAGGGAAAGTTTATAGAACCACAGTTACTGATCGAAACATAttcaattgttttgttgttggtgcaCCAAAAGCAGGCAAGACTGCCTTGTTGGATCTGTTTTTGCATGGTTCTTATAGTGATGTTTATTCCCCTACAATTCAGCCGAGATTAGTCATTAAGGATATCGAGTTGCGAGGTGGCAAACAGTGCTATTTGATATTGGAGGAGTTGGGGGAATTGGAACCAGCCATATtggagaacaaaaaaaggctTGACGAGTGTGATGTTATATGTTATACATATGACTCCTCGGACCCAGAGAGTTTCCAGTATTTAGTGGACTTGAGAAAGAAATACGAGCATTTGGACGAGATACCATCTGTGTTTGTTGCCCTCAAGGCTGATTTGGacaagcagcagcagaggTCAGATGTACAGCCGGAAAATTATACAAGAGAACTTTTCCTTAATTCACCATTACACATTTCCTCATCCTGGACGTCATCGTTACATGAGCTTTTCATTCAGTTGGTTGATGCTGCAAATAAACCTATGAATGCGACTCCTGGACTTGAAGTTGACAAGGCTGCAGCTGACCAGGAGAACTTGAAGCATATTATGATGGCTGGTGGTGCATTGGGGGTAATGGCATTGGTATCCATCTGGATGTTAAATAGTATGCGTAGAAGATAA
- the LRO1 gene encoding phospholipid:diacylglycerol acyltransferase (BUSCO:EOG092610KH) produces MTVKKRKASGQSKARNDSSTTTALPDNNNNHHQNNNKNNNKNKSSGDINGDNDDDVKTSNGKTHSITTKEKKEKGDEDKEGEEKQDNKYNKESHSTHNHNNVKSKKSKKIRESRRVMFILGALLGLVITVFFTTSKGTFPADLDNLVNFDQLNNMFEDWTNWKEILPNGLQSFLQDADAETKLHGSADSFSVGQRLKASQNYTAKYNVVMVPGVISTGLESWGTTTTGDCPSIGYFRKRLWGSFFMLRTMVLDKACWLKNIMLDEETGLDPPDIKVRAAQGFEAADFFLAGYWIWNKILQNLAVIGYSPDNMISAAYDWRLTYIDLEKRDGYFSKLKSQIEMTKKMTGQKSVLVGHSMGSQVIFFFLKWVEAKGEHFGNGGSKWVNTYIEAVIDISGSMLGTPKTIPALLSGEMKDTVQLNALAVYGLEQFFSRRERVDMLRTFGGVASMFPKGGDVIWGNLTYAPDDPVNTLETNITDGASGAITEGASKSGSSFGSFMKYKQEDGTVEEFTIAQSLQKLLKDAPGWYSKRVEENYSHGVAKTASQLSANNQDPSKWVNPLEASLPNAPNLKLYCFYGVGNPTERAYKYVPADKKSVKLDAVIDSESADGVALGDGDGTVSLLTHVMCHEWQKGSKSRYNPGNVDVTVVEIKHEPDRFDLRGGAKTAEHVDILGSAELNELVLTVASGHGDKIKNRYVSNLKQIVENMDL; encoded by the coding sequence gataacaacaacaaccaccatcaaaacaacaacaaaaacaacaacaaaaacaaaagtagtGGCGATATCAATGGCGATAACGATGACGATGTAAAAACATCCAATGGCAAAACCCATTCAATAACtacaaaggaaaagaaagaaaaaggtgacgaagacaaagaaggagaagaaaaacaagataATAAATATAACAAAGAGAGTCATTCGAcacacaaccacaacaatgTAAAGAGCAAGAAACTGAAAAAGATTCGTGAATCGCGTAGGGTGATGTTTATACTAGGCGCATTATTAGGTCTTGTTATTACTGTATTTTTCACCACAAGCAAGGGAACCTTTCCTGCCGACCTCGATAATCTAGTTAattttgatcaattgaATAATATGTTTGAGGACTGGACGAATTGGAAGGAGATATTGCCCAATGGACTTCAATCCTTTTTGCAGGATGCAGACGCCGAAACTAAATTGCATGGTTCAGCCGATTCGTTTAGCGTTGGCCAGAGACTTAAAGCGCTGCAGAACTATACTGCCAAGTACAATGTTGTTATGGTTCCTGGTGTGATTTCAACAGGGTTGGAATCGTGGGGTACTACGACTACGGGGGATTGTCCATCGATTGGATACTTTAGAAAGAGGTTATGGGGATCTTTCTTCATGTTGAGGACTATGGTTCTTGATAAGGCATGTTGGTTAAAAAACATCATGTTGGATGAAGAAACGGGACTAGATCCGCCAGATATAAAAGTGCGAGCCGCACAGGGTTTTGAAGCTGCAGATTTCTTCTTGGCGGGCTATTGGATCTGGAACAAGATCTTGCAGAATTTGGCAGTGATTGGGTATAGTCCCGATAATATGATTAGTGCTGCATACGATTGGCGGTTGACATATATCGATTTGGAGAAGAGGGATGGATATTTTAGCAAATTAAAGAGTCAGATTGAGATGACCAAAAAGATGACTGGACAAAAGTCTGTGTTGGTGGGCCATTCGATGGGGTCGCAagtgattttcttttttttgaaatggGTTGAGGCCAAAGGAGAGCATTTTGGCAATGGTGGTTCCAAATGGGTTAATACGTATATTGAGGCGGTGATTGATATTAGTGGGTCTATGTTGGGAACACCGAAAACGATACCTGCATTGCTTTCGGGGGAGATGAAGGATACTGTGCAGTTGAATGCTTTGGCTGTTTATGGGTTAGAGCAATTTTTTAGTAGGAGGGAGAGAGTGGATATGTTGAGGACgtttggtggtgttgccaGTATGTTCCCCAAGGGTGGAGATGTGATTTGGGGTAACTTGACGTATGCACCTGATGATCCTGTAAACACATTGGAGACGAATATAACTGATGGTGCCAGTGGTGCTATAACTGAAGGTGCTTCCAAATCGGGCAGTAGTTTTGGGTCGTTTATGAAGTATAAGCAAGAGGATGGTACAGTTGAGGAGTTTACTATTGCGCAGAGTTTACAAAAGCTTTTGAAGGATGCGCCCGGTTGGTATTCCAAAAGGGTAGAGGAGAATTATAGTCATGGTGTTGCAAAGACTGCGTCGCAATTGTCAGCTAATAATCAGGATCCGCTGAAGTGGGTTAATCCGTTGGAGGCATCTTTACCGAATGCGCCAAATCTCAAgttgtattgtttttatggTGTTGGTAATCCTACAGAGCGTGCGTACAAGTATGTTCCAGCGGATAAAAAGTCGGTCAAGTTGGATGCTGTTATTGATAGTGAGTCTGCTGATGGAGTTGCTTtgggtgatggtgatggtacTGTTTCTTTATTGACGCATGTTATGTGTCATGAGTGGCAAAAGGGTAGCAAATCGAGGTATAATCCGGGGAATGTTGATGTTACTGTAGTTGAGATTAAGCATGAGCCGGATAGATTTGATTTACGAGGAGGAGCCAAGACAGCTGAGCATGTGGATATTTTGGGGAGTGCTGAGTTGAATGAGTTGGTGTTGACTGTTGCTTCGGGACATGGCGATAAGATCAAGAATCGGTACGTGAGTAATTTGAAACAAATTGTAGAAAACATGGATTTATAG